Proteins encoded together in one Deltaproteobacteria bacterium window:
- a CDS encoding translation initiation factor IF-2, producing MQGGLGMTTRLRVRDLAKDLGISSKDLLNILRELDIEAKSTTSGLTEDEIDRARKHHQEKMDAPQPVESRAATGVIVRKRRRDVPKKTADDTPTAEAEATPAAEDQSNQDAEPTERPKRTRERKSQGAVIITPARIIAEPTPATEDVAPPEPRVEAEIQPEPQPEAPAEAPIEAEVAEQPQPQAADETAAPSTESETSTEDHKQDRKKGRKAKPAPAPVQVKIISRPKIVEFPDTRAADGTPVRPMGPAARPAPQRPGGPAGRPGGGFQRPADAGRPAPAPAPATDSRGKKKKGRRMV from the coding sequence ATGCAAGGGGGGTTGGGCATGACCACTAGACTACGAGTAAGAGACCTGGCCAAGGATCTCGGAATCTCCAGCAAGGATTTGCTGAACATACTGCGGGAACTCGACATCGAGGCCAAATCCACAACAAGCGGCTTGACCGAGGACGAGATCGACCGGGCCAGGAAACACCACCAGGAAAAGATGGACGCCCCGCAACCCGTTGAATCCCGCGCCGCGACCGGAGTCATCGTGCGCAAGCGGCGTCGGGACGTGCCCAAGAAGACCGCGGACGACACGCCGACCGCCGAAGCCGAGGCAACGCCGGCCGCCGAAGACCAATCCAACCAGGACGCCGAGCCCACCGAACGCCCCAAGCGCACCCGGGAACGCAAGAGCCAAGGCGCGGTCATCATCACTCCGGCGCGCATCATTGCCGAGCCGACGCCAGCCACCGAGGACGTCGCGCCACCCGAGCCCCGCGTGGAAGCCGAAATCCAGCCCGAGCCCCAGCCCGAAGCACCCGCGGAAGCGCCGATCGAGGCGGAGGTCGCGGAACAGCCCCAGCCCCAGGCCGCGGATGAAACGGCCGCGCCATCGACCGAGAGCGAGACCTCGACCGAGGACCACAAACAGGATCGCAAGAAGGGACGGAAAGCCAAACCCGCGCCCGCCCCTGTCCAGGTCAAGATCATTTCCCGGCCCAAGATCGTTGAATTTCCCGATACCCGCGCCGCCGATGGCACGCCCGTCCGGCCCATGGGCCCGGCGGCCCGTCCCGCCCCGCAGCGTCCGGGCGGCCCGGCCGGTCGCCCCGGCGGTGGCTTCCAGCGTCCGGCGGACGCCGGCCGTCCAGCTCCGGCACCAGCCCCGGCCACGGATTCACGCGGCAAAAAGAAAAAAGGCCGCCGCATGGTCGA
- a CDS encoding YlxR family protein yields MRTRDDQSAPTSGPVRMCVICRRRFPKNELDRFTCPVHGELTLTADISGKKPGRGFYLCRDAACRNKFERFKGWQKKCKGGWA; encoded by the coding sequence ATGCGGACCCGCGACGACCAATCCGCGCCGACCTCCGGGCCGGTGCGGATGTGTGTCATCTGCAGGCGGCGTTTTCCAAAAAACGAACTAGACCGATTTACCTGCCCTGTTCACGGCGAGCTCACACTGACCGCGGACATCTCCGGAAAAAAACCGGGACGGGGCTTTTATCTGTGCCGCGATGCGGCGTGCCGGAACAAATTCGAGCGATTCAAGGGCTGGCAGAAGAAATGCAAGGGGGGTTGGGCATGA
- the nusA gene encoding transcription termination/antitermination protein NusA produces MNLELKKAIDQISKDKGIDREMLIDTLEEAIRASVTKKYGDKMDIEVTFNEDTGDIEVYQFKTVVEEVFDEDTEITKEDATKHDPNVELDDAIGFRLQVEDLGRIAAQSAKQVIIQRMRDAEQEIIYDEYKHRKGEIVSGIIQRRDRSGWIINLGRTEALLPKDKQIPRERFRQGDRVEGLIIDVRKEGRGPQIIITRSDPEYMVALFRREVPEVADGTVNIMGVARDPGLRAKVTVLSQDSNVDPVGACVGIRGSRIHNIVQELRGERIDIVLWSPDIATYAANALSPARISKIAIDDEEKSLEVIVPDDQLTPAIGKKGQNVKLAAKLLGWKIDIFTASRFNKVHKDRQLLEQVASAAQVSILDFAEAGFDSLEALASCSNEQLLEIQGISEENIGALRGALNLLASQGTDETDDGAPEPDDTESGDDA; encoded by the coding sequence ATGAATTTGGAACTCAAGAAAGCCATTGACCAGATCAGCAAGGACAAGGGTATTGACCGCGAAATGCTGATCGACACACTGGAAGAAGCCATCCGGGCCTCCGTGACCAAAAAATATGGCGACAAGATGGATATCGAGGTCACCTTCAACGAGGACACCGGCGATATCGAAGTCTATCAGTTCAAGACCGTCGTCGAGGAGGTCTTCGACGAGGACACCGAAATCACCAAGGAAGACGCGACGAAACACGATCCCAACGTGGAACTGGACGACGCCATCGGCTTTCGCCTGCAGGTCGAGGACCTGGGACGCATCGCGGCCCAAAGCGCCAAGCAGGTCATCATTCAGCGCATGCGCGACGCGGAACAGGAAATCATTTACGACGAGTACAAACACCGCAAGGGTGAAATCGTCAGCGGCATCATCCAACGCCGCGACCGCTCCGGCTGGATCATCAATCTCGGCCGGACCGAGGCCCTGCTCCCCAAGGACAAGCAGATTCCCCGCGAACGCTTCCGCCAGGGCGACCGGGTCGAGGGGCTGATCATCGACGTCCGCAAGGAAGGCCGGGGCCCGCAGATCATCATCACCCGCTCCGACCCGGAATACATGGTCGCGCTCTTCCGGCGCGAAGTGCCCGAAGTCGCCGACGGCACGGTCAACATCATGGGCGTGGCCCGCGACCCCGGCCTGCGCGCCAAGGTCACGGTGCTGTCCCAGGACTCCAATGTCGATCCCGTGGGCGCCTGTGTCGGTATCCGTGGTTCGCGCATCCATAATATTGTCCAGGAGCTGCGCGGCGAGCGCATCGATATCGTGCTCTGGAGTCCGGACATCGCCACCTACGCGGCCAACGCCCTGTCTCCGGCCCGCATCTCCAAAATCGCCATCGACGACGAGGAGAAATCCCTGGAAGTCATCGTGCCCGACGACCAACTGACCCCGGCCATTGGCAAGAAGGGACAAAACGTCAAGTTGGCGGCCAAGCTTCTGGGCTGGAAGATCGATATTTTCACGGCCAGCCGTTTCAACAAGGTCCACAAGGACCGGCAACTCCTGGAACAGGTGGCCAGCGCGGCGCAAGTGTCCATCCTGGATTTCGCCGAGGCGGGATTCGATTCCCTGGAAGCCCTGGCCTCCTGCTCCAATGAGCAACTATTGGAAATTCAGGGCATCAGCGAGGAAAACATCGGCGCCTTGCGCGGCGCCCTGAACCTCCTCGCCAGCCAGGGCACGGACGAGACCGATGACGGCGCCCCGGAGCCGGACGACACGGAGTCCGGAGACGACGCCTAG
- a CDS encoding ribosome maturation factor RimP, with product MDKNEIHARLLDMVTPLCAARDLEVWGIELLFGAGGRHKIVRIYLDSATGVGIDECTEISRHVSLALDVDDIIPGAFTLEVSSPGLERQFFTPDQMHPYIGRDIRVRLATPQDGRKNFKGRLISLDPPAFTLAIDATEFTLRWPDVAKANLVYEPDDQGRPEKR from the coding sequence ATGGACAAAAACGAAATTCACGCCCGTCTCCTCGACATGGTGACGCCGCTGTGCGCGGCCCGCGACCTCGAGGTCTGGGGCATCGAACTCCTTTTTGGAGCGGGTGGACGGCACAAGATCGTGCGTATCTATCTGGACTCGGCCACGGGCGTGGGCATCGATGAATGCACGGAAATAAGCCGCCACGTCAGTCTGGCCCTGGACGTGGACGACATCATCCCCGGCGCCTTCACCCTGGAAGTCTCCTCGCCCGGCCTGGAACGCCAGTTCTTCACTCCGGACCAGATGCATCCATATATTGGTCGGGACATCCGCGTGCGACTGGCCACGCCCCAGGACGGCAGAAAAAATTTCAAAGGTCGCCTGATATCCCTTGATCCGCCCGCGTTCACCCTGGCCATCGACGCCACGGAATTCACGCTACGCTGGCCCGACGTGGCCAAGGCCAACCTCGTCTACGAACCCGACGACCAGGGCCGGCCCGAAAAACGCTAG
- the flgF gene encoding flagellar basal-body rod protein FlgF, producing MQESSYSATFGALTQQHRLDVIANNLANVNTTGFKGDKLAFRDTFRRYAHDLLDPNQALDHKVPWPRAHVLAQSRIAERVVDLSQGSLKTTGNPLDLAISGEGFFRVQTPEGEFLTRQGVYHRSSEGFVVDGHGNRLLGDGGPLQIPEGGTLVVADDGTLTVDGEQIDVISLVTVEDPKVLEKMGNSLMRISPEARAQTIPAQDATIEQGYLEGANVEVVTEMVNMIEAIRAFEAYQKMITGTFDQDKKAIAEVGAPR from the coding sequence ATGCAAGAAAGCAGTTACAGCGCCACATTCGGAGCGTTGACCCAGCAACACCGGCTGGATGTTATCGCCAATAATTTGGCGAACGTGAATACCACCGGTTTCAAGGGCGACAAATTGGCGTTTCGGGATACATTTCGCCGGTACGCCCATGATTTGCTCGACCCGAACCAGGCCTTGGACCACAAGGTGCCATGGCCCCGGGCGCATGTCCTGGCCCAATCCCGCATCGCGGAGCGGGTCGTGGATTTGTCCCAAGGCTCCCTGAAGACCACGGGCAATCCCCTGGACCTGGCCATTTCCGGAGAGGGCTTTTTTCGGGTTCAAACCCCGGAGGGCGAGTTTTTGACCCGTCAGGGCGTGTACCATCGGTCCAGCGAGGGGTTTGTGGTGGACGGTCATGGCAACCGGCTTTTGGGCGATGGCGGTCCCTTGCAGATTCCCGAGGGCGGCACCCTGGTCGTGGCCGATGACGGAACCCTGACCGTGGATGGAGAGCAGATCGATGTCATTTCCCTGGTCACGGTCGAGGATCCCAAGGTTTTGGAAAAAATGGGGAATTCCTTGATGCGGATCAGTCCGGAGGCGCGGGCGCAAACCATTCCGGCCCAGGACGCGACCATCGAGCAGGGGTATCTGGAAGGGGCCAACGTCGAGGTCGTCACGGAAATGGTCAACATGATCGAGGCCATTCGTGCTTTCGAGGCCTACCAGAAAATGATCACCGGCACTTTTGATCAGGACAAGAAGGCCATCGCCGAAGTGGGCGCGCCCCGTTAG
- the flgG gene encoding flagellar basal-body rod protein FlgG: protein MIRALWTSASGMIAQQMNLDVTANNLANVNTTGFKKNRAEFEDLMYQNMKIAGTTNQTGNQLPVGMQIGMGVRPVSVHKLFAQGDFQNTGNQLDIVIEGDGFFRIDRNGEEAYTRNGAFKLNSEGVIVTDNGHPLQPEFAVPAETQNIVVTEDGHLTCVDKAGAELAATDIPIYTFVNPAGLKAEGRNLYVQTDGSGEAVESVPGQNKAGTLAQGFLEMSNVEIVEEMVNMIVGQRAYEANSKSISTADSMLQIANQLKR from the coding sequence ATGATACGCGCATTGTGGACCAGCGCTTCGGGCATGATCGCCCAGCAGATGAACCTGGACGTGACCGCCAACAACCTGGCCAACGTCAACACCACGGGTTTCAAGAAAAACAGGGCCGAGTTCGAGGATCTCATGTATCAGAACATGAAGATCGCGGGCACGACCAACCAGACCGGGAACCAACTGCCCGTGGGCATGCAGATCGGCATGGGCGTGCGGCCCGTGTCCGTGCACAAGCTGTTCGCCCAGGGCGATTTCCAGAACACGGGCAACCAGTTGGACATCGTCATCGAGGGCGACGGTTTTTTCCGTATCGATCGCAACGGCGAGGAGGCCTATACCCGCAACGGCGCGTTCAAGCTGAACAGCGAGGGCGTGATCGTCACCGACAACGGCCATCCGCTGCAGCCCGAGTTCGCCGTGCCAGCCGAGACCCAGAATATCGTCGTCACCGAGGACGGGCATTTGACCTGCGTGGACAAGGCTGGCGCCGAATTGGCGGCCACGGACATTCCCATCTATACCTTTGTCAATCCGGCCGGTCTCAAGGCCGAGGGTCGTAACCTTTACGTGCAGACCGATGGCTCCGGCGAGGCCGTGGAAAGCGTGCCTGGCCAGAACAAGGCCGGCACCCTGGCCCAGGGATTTCTGGAAATGTCCAATGTCGAGATCGTGGAGGAAATGGTCAACATGATCGTGGGACAACGCGCCTACGAGGCCAATTCCAAGTCCATCAGCACCGCCGATTCGATGCTCCAGATCGCCAACCAGCTCAAGAGGTAG